ATAGTCATGTCATCATCATGCCAATGTCATACTGCTTgagttctaaaaaaaataaataaataaatgaaccgGGTCACAGATTCATAATTATCAGGGAACATTATAAGGCAGGGATCTGCTGCATTAATATTGCTAGTTTGTGGCTGTTTTGGAGAAGACTGAATATGCTGATCTGGGAGTCAAGATTATGTTTACTTTGCCAGAAGTGAAAGTGAAAGTCTGACTATCTATATAGATAGTAAAAAACTACCACTAGCAAGATAACATGGCTAATACGTTTTCAGAAGAGGATTTCTCCTGTCCTGTGTGCTTTGAAATCTTTAAGGATCCTGTTCTCCTGCAGTGCagtcacagtgtgtgtaaagcatgtcTTGACCAGTACTGGGAAACCAAAGGATCTAAAGAATGTCCTGTTTGCAGGAAAAAGTCGCCAACAGGTGATCTAGCCATGAACTTCGCTTTAAGAAACTTGTGTGAGACTTTCTTACAGGAGAGAAATCAGACATCTTCAGCAGCGTGTGAAACAGTCTGCAGTCTGCACAGCGAGGAACTCAAACTCTTCTGTCTGGATGATCAAgagctggtgtgtgtggtgtgtcagACATCAAGAAAACACACTGACCACAAAGTCTGCCCCATTGAAGATGCAGTTACAGACTGTAAggtaaaaatatttcatttgtaaTATTGTACTTGTAATGTAATCTGAAAATGGTTATGGGGGTAGAAAGTCTAATAAATCGAACACGTATAGATTCACTTTCACCACTATTGCAAATTTGAATAACCACCATCTTAACTATTTCCTGCAGAAACAAAAGCATGTTCATGTTCAACTAAAGTAGTAGTGTACGCCAGCAAACCCACATCCTTTAAGATGAAGCTTTTCCTAATTATCTTTTAAATAGACCCAGTCATTATGTTTATGACTTTTAATTCAATACCTGTTAAGCAGTTGTTTTGAAAAGGACAGGAATTTTAGTCTGAAGTTTGGACACGTTAATCCTAGGTTTTTTAAAAGTAGAAATTCAATGTAAAAACTTTAAGGAATTTCTTAAATGCTAAaagtaatagtttttttttattacttcacAAAGGTGGAaattattaatctttttaagGGTCCATACTTATGTCCAATTATGTTTAGTTATGTCCaaaataattcattcattatttactCATTCATCTTCACCACTATACGGTGAGTGAACCCAAAGATTATCCTGGGTTTAAGCTCTGTGCATTGTAAAAAGGAATCTTAGGAGATCAGCCATTTCTGAAGTATACACAAACCAGCCCAATGGCACAAACAACCAGACCACAGTCATCGTCAAAAAGATCACATTTCCCATTCTGATGTCTGATTTAATGAATTCATGCAATGACTCTTAAATCATTTGTTGATTGTATAATTGCATGGATCACAAAGTGCGTTGGTCTTTCCAGTAAGGCGAATTTTATTAGTTGCTTATTGCATCATCACGTCATCCCACAGATACGCATAAGCACACATGCACTGATCGCTGTTTAtgctattattataattatcataattatATGCAGAACTAAATTGTCAATTTAAATACAAGTCTGTATAAATTCAGTCACTTATTTGAGAATTTTAATATGATCCCTTTTAAGTATGTTTTTTCTTAAAGTCTCTTCCTATGGTCATCTCAGTGAGATTTTTCTTGCCGGCTTGCCATCATGGTATGTCATCACAGACATACTGATAGTTAcaagttattttctataaaacaggttTGCAACAATCTACACTGTTAAAGCACTATTcaatataaattgaatttaactgaatattttaaatagtcTTCATGGAGTGTGCTGACTTGTTCCAGGAGGACATCAGTGCTAAACTAAAGCTCCTACAGGAAAACCTGGAGATCTTTCATGACTGTAAACTAAACTGGAGTCTGACTGCCGACCACATTAAGGTTTAAAACAACAATATTTagacattatattaatattcagcatttttgcatatttgggTTACATTTCATCTAATTATCTCTTCACTGCAGATCCAGTCTCAACACACTGAGCAGCGGATTAAGGAGGAGTTTGAGAAGCTTCACCAGTTTCTACGAGATGAAGAAGCAGCTAGGATCGCTGCactgagagaggaagaggagcagaAGAGTCAGATAATGAAGGAGGAGATTGAGAAGCTGAGCACAGACATATCATCTCTTTCAGACACAATCAGAGACATAGAAGAGGAGATGAGAGCTGAAGATGTCTCGTTTTTACAAGTGAGGATCATTTAATCAGTATTTATCCTGAGAAAGTAAAATTTATTTCCATCATCAGAAACATCACATTTTAGtggtataaaaatgtaaataatattcaCTGATGTTTGCTTTGTTGTTTTACAGAACTACAAGTCCACAGTGAAAAGGTGAGTGATGTGGAGTTTTTCTCTCTCGTTCTGTGTTTCTGAATCCAAACCAACAGCAACACTGACTCCTGAGTGTTTTTGCAGAGCCCAGTGTACACTGCAGCATCCAGAGGAGCTTTCAGGAGCACTGATCCATGTGGCAAAACATATGGCCAACCTGAAGTTTAGAGTCTGGGAGAAGATACAGCACAAAGTCCAATACAGTAATGTACCTTATCtctcattgtttattttttcttgtgttaGGTTTGTTATACCGTGTACAAGGTCATGCAGTTGCACCCTCTAGCTGACTGATGGGTGGTTTGGCTTAAGTTTTGGCCAGTGtgttaaacaaattaacttacaaaatgaattgttataatttctttttagttttataatttaattcaacacagaaattatttgattttaaagAATACTAAGGCAGTTCTAGAAGCAGGGATGAAAGCTCAGGCCATGATCCTACCTCCACTGTGCTTGACTGATGAGCTTGTATGCCTTGGCTCATTAGCAGAGCCTTTCTTTTTCCAAGCTTtcttatttccatattttttggTAGCAGTCTAACTTGGTTCCAGACCTTTTGTAGCTTGTTTTGCCGAATTCCGATTTTTCATTCTAAATTCTACTGCTGATGAGTTGTTTGCATAATGTGATATTATCTCcatattttctgttttctggattgtgatatttttaccaGTGTCCAGTGCTTGTGCAAATATTTTGATTAAGTTTCCCTATTTTCTTAGCCATTCTGCCCTAGACAgccttctgttttttctttttaatagcaAATGCAGTCCTCACCCAGAGCTCAAACAAAGGGGGTGGGGGGAGATTCACTCAATCACACatcttctacaccgctttatcctgtattcagggtcgcagggatgtggagcctataccaggaggcttagggcatgaggcagggtacaccttggacaggatgccaatccatcgcagggcacacacatacacacacctattcacacactatgggcaatttgggaatgccaattagttaCCAAAAGTaactacctggaggaaacccaccaagcacagggagaacatgcaaactccatgcacacagcgacgggaatcgagcctggccggaaaCTGAATCCGCACCCTGCAAGgtgcaagtgctaaccactacaccaccacgcCTGAGCACTTAACTATTTATACAATTAGTGTAAGGGTCAATAACTGTCAGTCATATATTCGAGCATTTTCTCTTACTTAAAAAATGGGTGAATGGGGAAGtctaaaccaaagattttttcagcaaataaaagaaaaatgctaaTTCAAGAAAACAGCCTTTTATGTTAGcttgagttttttttccactgttttttttacaccactatTTAATACTGGCGTTTATTATCTTTTGGTATGTTTCTTCCCTTAGTGCCTGTTACACTGGACCCAAACACTGCTAATCCTTTTCTCAATGTATCTGATGATCTGACCAGTGTGACAGTCAGGAAAATGGAACAGAAGCTGCCAGACAATCCAGAGAGACTAGATGCTTGCTTATGCATCCTGGGCTCTGAGGGGTTTAACTCAGGGACGCACTGGTGGGAGGTTGAAGTTGGAGATTGTTCAGCCTGGTCACTGGGTGTGATGACAGAATCTGCTCAGAGGAAGGGAGAGATAAACTCCAGAAGTGGTCTCTGGTATATGTGGTATTATGATGGTCAATATGGAGGAGGTCCTACACCCCAACCACATAGTCTCTTCTCCTTGGAAGAGAAGCTTCAGAGGATCAAAGTGCAACTGGACTGGGACAGAGGAAAACTGTCATTTTCTGACCCTCTTActggcacacatatacacagtttCTCAGACACATTTACAGACAAATTACTTCCATATTTGGCTGTTGGTTCTGAAGAATCTTCTGTGAAGCTCCTTCCTATTCAGAACTATGGAGAGTAGACCACTTTGGGTATATGTAAGCTCAGGCAGTGGGTATTTATTTAAAGCCTGAACTGTTTTTACCCAAATTTAAAATAGGGATCTTACATGTTTTGGCTAACACACATTATGTTTAATTACATAAATCATGCAAATTTATGGTGTCAAACCACATACCTTCTACAGACTGTAGATTTGTTGGGTACAAATGTTCATATTCACTTGAATCACTGTCAAATGTCTGAATCACTCCACTTCATCGAACAGTAATTTGTAGTCAAATTCAAAAACACATATGGCACAAGTTTTGTTAAGCATACGTTTTCACATATGATCTAAAACTGTAATGAGGGGAGTCAAGATTGACAAGAGTTAGCTTTTCTCTCGctaaataggtaaaaaaaaaaaaaaaaaaaaaaaatatatatatatatatatatatatatatatatatgttattaaAAATCACTTTGACCCAGGCTTCGTCTGAACTGCTACTCACTGCTGAAACATGGGCCAAAGCTATTGGCACAACTGGATCAGGTCAGCAAAGATCAGTCTCTGATTAttgtgtttttcccccctttatATGGTACTCAGGTGGGTTTGGAGCTCAGCTGCAGGTTTCCTGTCACATGTGCTATGAAGCACCTGAAGAGGTGGATGCCTGAATAGTGCATTGAACTGAAGAAAAACACAGAAGGAGAATAGGAAGATGATTATAGAGCACAAATTACATTGCAACCTAAGCACAATATCATAAATATGGACACCCTTTTTCATGCAGCCTCAAATTTAACAATATCTAAGTCATAATCAAATTAGTGGTCTGAATTTGAATTTAGTGCATTATTTGACAGGTAGTACTATTGGTATATGTCTAAGTATAAGCAGATTCtttgatacttttttatttttttaataaaataagaataaaagatATGATTCTAATTATTTCTCAGAGTATGACTGTGTGCACATCCTATCCTATCTAATCTTATTAGACTATCTAGTCCATCTACAATTCCTGGTTTCTCCCACCACTTGAAAACTGAATATCCTATATAAAAACTAAGCAAACTGCAGGACAGGACTGGGGCTGGGAAAATAAAGTTAGCCAGGGTCTCTAACCTGAGAGAACCAGAGAAATAGCCTTGGCTGCAAAGCAACTGATTTTATTACATAGCATACATAAGAACACACTCTACAGttcttttaaaaagacatttaaaaacatctgtaaaGCTGCATGTGAGGTTTTTGACAGTATAGCCCACCTCTcttatgtgcatgtgtaaacATGATTTATTTAGGTCATTCCCAGATGTCTATAATACATTAATCACTGCTGAGTTACTTCTTAGAAATCCCTCCAGATGCATCAGTACAGACACTATTCTTATGGTATAACTCAACAATATAAACtgatatacatgttgtattaaatttttagataaaacTCAATATACAGTGGCAtccaaaagtttgtacacccctggTATTGCTTTAGTCTTGTCAAATTTAAGAGTAGAAATAGGAAAGAAGCACCATGCAAAAGTTTGAGCAAGAGAGCTGAACTCTAATATAATGTTTACCAAGGGCTCAGACCATGTTTCGCTTGTTTGGGCTACTGGGTTGCTGACGATCATCAATTATGAAAGGGCCAGGTGATGCAAATGTTTAAGCTTTATAAAACACTTTGAATAATTGATgcccaaataaaaataattgatgcCCAAAAGCAGGAGGATGCTATAAGACAATAGGCAGATGATGTTTGTCTTGTAGTTTTACtatcattttaataaacaatggTAGTTAACTGAGTCTGTGGAGGTCATGTTGAGATCGGGAGACATAAAGGTTcttaaggcacgaggcagggcacaccctggatggggtggcaatccatcacagggcacacacatgcacacactcactcacacactatgagcaattttgggaacgccaataagcctaatcagCACGTTTTTTAGACTGTAAACGGGAATTAAACCCAAACACTGTAAATGCAAGGCAATAGTGCCAGCTGTATCTATACAGTAATTAAATTTGGGTTtcaaattattactattatttttttttaaacagatatgtttgatttgatttgtgtgTTTCTCCATCCCTACCTAAAGGGAGCCATGCAGTAGAGCtttaagtctttattttgtGCAGCTAGCTCACATCTTCTGTACACTTTGTTTTATCAAATGAGGTCAAAAAGTcctatttttaaagatttgtcACAGATGCTGCAGCGTTCTACTGTGCAGCGACACCTGCCTAAATATGACCCTTCCTGCAGCCTTACCGCAACATTCAGTGTCAGgattttaaaaatcaacatCTAAACAagagtggtaaaaaaaaactcctgtaAAGTGATTTTGGGTGTAAAAAgcaaaattatgtttttgggggaaaaacaaGTACATAGAAAATCAGTAATCTGGATGgaatgccagtccatcacagggcactttcacgcactcattcacacctagaGCCAATTTATCTTCTTAGTAAAATGTTCTTGAGCAGTGGAAGGAACCCAAAATAATGAACATGcaaaatagaacaaaaacaGGTGCAGAATTATAGAATGGCACTCAGGACCCTGGTGTTGTGAGAAAGCAATGTTACCTGCTAAGCCAACTGGCTGCCCCGatattttttcctatttaaGCATGTTTTACACAAGTAACTTCTGCCTctagagcagtggttctcaaacattttctgtcattccccacttaaggaggtagcccacttgtcaacaaaatgataacgaaaacggccaagtgtactatttattgaaatatcaatttctaaaccaataagatcaaataacgccaagtttaaaacagataaaatacacgtgcaattgttataacaggcttacttcgtcacttatctagagctttctttcaaagaagtcgagtggcttattaacgtgactggggtgtgttgtctctaagtgtcttcctactttgttgggtctcatgctgtctgctgccagcggtttaagacacaaaacacacacgggtctctcctctgcccttaccatccccaccatgaatcgaAGCGCAacatataggcttcatcataggctttttggttaaataggctgatgatgctgaatcacctgcttttttgtggtccatgtaacaaatgtatccattgaagTTATTATGCtcacagtacgctactgacccggtgttatgctctaaaatgccccccccgcCACAGATTgcctcccctacataatctctttcaaataatatattagaacataaattcatgggtttatggtttacaaattacaacaaacgaatttaattataaaataagcaatataaaaaaatgttttatagtggcaggggggcactttagtgtataacacctgtttgtgtccgcggtaaagttagtttgatattcacatctctgaattcaatagctgcgtaaataaacccgcgaataagatacccagatatatttcctctccaCATTGTCTTTCAgctccatccgccttaaattatacatgtttaaaagcataaacaccattatactctacggcgcaacgaatcatttagggatcatcgcaaaatgct
The DNA window shown above is from Clarias gariepinus isolate MV-2021 ecotype Netherlands chromosome 5, CGAR_prim_01v2, whole genome shotgun sequence and carries:
- the LOC128524151 gene encoding E3 ubiquitin-protein ligase TRIM35-like isoform X1, with the protein product MANTFSEEDFSCPVCFEIFKDPVLLQCSHSVCKACLDQYWETKGSKECPVCRKKSPTGDLAMNFALRNLCETFLQERNQTSSAACETVCSLHSEELKLFCLDDQELVCVVCQTSRKHTDHKVCPIEDAVTDCKSLPMVISVRFFLPACHHVFMECADLFQEDISAKLKLLQENLEIFHDCKLNWSLTADHIKIQSQHTEQRIKEEFEKLHQFLRDEEAARIAALREEEEQKSQIMKEEIEKLSTDISSLSDTIRDIEEEMRAEDVSFLQNYKSTVKRAQCTLQHPEELSGALIHVAKHMANLKFRVWEKIQHKVQYMPVTLDPNTANPFLNVSDDLTSVTVRKMEQKLPDNPERLDACLCILGSEGFNSGTHWWEVEVGDCSAWSLGVMTESAQRKGEINSRSGLWYMWYYDGQYGGGPTPQPHSLFSLEEKLQRIKVQLDWDRGKLSFSDPLTGTHIHSFSDTFTDKLLPYLAVGSEESSVKLLPIQNYGE
- the LOC128524151 gene encoding E3 ubiquitin-protein ligase TRIM35-like isoform X2; its protein translation is MANTFSEEDFSCPVCFEIFKDPVLLQCSHSVCKACLDQYWETKGSKECPVCRKKSPTGDLAMNFALRNLCETFLQERNQTSSAACETVCSLHSEELKLFCLDDQELVCVVCQTSRKHTDHKVCPIEDAVTDCKEDISAKLKLLQENLEIFHDCKLNWSLTADHIKIQSQHTEQRIKEEFEKLHQFLRDEEAARIAALREEEEQKSQIMKEEIEKLSTDISSLSDTIRDIEEEMRAEDVSFLQNYKSTVKRAQCTLQHPEELSGALIHVAKHMANLKFRVWEKIQHKVQYMPVTLDPNTANPFLNVSDDLTSVTVRKMEQKLPDNPERLDACLCILGSEGFNSGTHWWEVEVGDCSAWSLGVMTESAQRKGEINSRSGLWYMWYYDGQYGGGPTPQPHSLFSLEEKLQRIKVQLDWDRGKLSFSDPLTGTHIHSFSDTFTDKLLPYLAVGSEESSVKLLPIQNYGE